GCTCCCGGTCCGGGATGCCACCCTTCGATTGGACGGTGCCTGCCACATGGGCCACCGCGATACGAGACGTGCGCGCTGTCTACATCACCTATTTTCCGGATCTCGCCGCCCCCGGCGCCTCGACGACGATCGCCGCCTTCGCGGCAGTGGCCATGAAGGCCGGCGTACAGCGTCTGGTGCTACTCTCCGGCCGCGGCGAAGCAGAGGCGCAACATTGCGAGGAGATCGTCCAGGCATCGGGGCTGGAGACGACCATCCTGCGTGCCAGTTGGTTCGCGCAGAATTTCAGCGAGAACTATCTGCTGGAGTCGATCCTCGCCGGCGAGGTCGTCCTGCCGGTGGGCGCCGTCGGCGAGCCCTTCGTCGATGCCGACGACATTGCCGATGTGGCGGTGGCGGCCCTCACCGAGGACCGGCATGTCGGCCAGCTTTATGAGCTGACGGGTCCCCGCTTGTGGACCTTCGCCGAAGCCGTGGCGGAGATTGCGCGCGCGACTGGGCGCGAAATCAGCTACCTGCAAATCCCGATCGCGGATTACGCCGAAGCCTTGCGGGCAGCACAGCTGGAGCCCGGCATCGTCGACCTCATCACCTATCTCTTCACCGAGGTGCTGGATGGCCGCAACGCCTCGACCACGGACGGCGTCCAAAGCGCGCTCGGCCGGCGGCCGCGCGATTTTTCGGATTATGTGCGCGCCACAGCCGAGACCGGCATCTGGCAGGGGAAACAGCGCGCGGCACAGTAAGACGCCGACATGGCAAGATGGCTGCCCCCGCTGCTAGAATGGCGGCAGCCATGGAGAGCCCGACAGAGACGCCCACCATCCGACCAGCCCGTGCGACCGACGCGGCCGGCATTGCCCGCGTCCATGTCGAGACCTGGCAGGACGCCTATGCCGGGCTGCTGCCGGACAGGCACCTGCTGCGGCTCAACGCCCAGACCCATGCGCTGGCCTGGACCCGCAATCTCAGCCATGCCGAGGGACCGCGCCATGCGATGGTCGCGGTGGTCAGCGATGATATGGGCGGGGAGGATGTGGTGGGCTTCGTCAATTTCGGACTCGCGCGCGAAAGCCGGCCCAGGGATGAGGGCGAGGTCTTCATGCTCTATGTCGCCACCGATTGGCGCGAACAGGGCATCGGCCGTGCCCTCATAGACGCCGCCTTCGCGGCCTTGAAGGCGCGCGGCTGCAAGGCGGTCAGCATCTGGTGTCTCGCCGACAATGTGGCGGCCATCGGCTTCTACCAGCATCTGGGCGGCACGCGCATGCCTGAGAGCCGGGAGGAGAATGTCGGCGGCGCGATGTTTCCGGTCGTGGGATTCCTCTGGCCGTTGGGTTGAGGGGCGACGACCCCGGGAATCGAGCACCTCAATGCAGCTGCCTCACACCGAGGATCAAGCGGCAGCGTGACCGTTACGCCCCAAAGAAAGCACGATTGAGATGGCTTTGATTGATCGAAATCAAGGCGGGTGGTGCATGCCCTGGTCGAGAATGCTCTCGCTTGGCCAGCCGTCCGGCTGGTCGACCTATCGTTGGGACTCTTGAGGAAAGGCGAAACATGTTTTTCAAAAGACTGGCTCTGCTCGTCATGCTTGCCCTTGGCGTTGCTACCTTGTTGCCGATGTCGAGTGCGCTGGCGGGCTCCACCGACCCGCTGTTCATCAATCTGACCACAGATGACCAGCACCGAGTCGACATGGCGCTCAGTTTCGGCGGGAATCAATTGAAACGCGGCCATCCGCTGACGGTGTTCCTGAACGATCATGCAGTGCTGGTTGCCGCCAAGTCCAACAATGGCAAATTTGAAGGGCAGCAAGGAGCCATCCAGCAACTCCTCGCCAATGGCGCCGTCATTCTTGTTTGCCCCATGTGCATGAAGCACTATGGCGTCAGCGAAAGCGACCTGGTGCCCGGCGTGCTGGTCGGCAATCCGGAGCGGACGGGTGGTCTCCTGTTTCAGGACAATGCCAAGACGCTGTCCTGGTAAATTCTTCCGTCACGGCAGTGGCGGGGCGCAATCGATCTCCATGATCCAGTCGATCCGCTCAGGAGCGGTGGCGTGCGTGTCGGGGTGGTGCGTTTCATTTCTTGACGGAAACGCGCTCCCACGAAGTCGCCCCTTCAGGGCAAGGCTTCGGATGCGGGTCATTTTCTCATTTGTCATCCCCGGACTTGGTCCGGGGATCTGGTTTGACTGGGCTCTGTTCCTCAGTTGCGGGCTGATCCCCGGGTCAAGCCCGGGGATGACGACTAAAAATGTCACAAGCGACAACTCTGCCTGAAGGTAGGAGGAGGACGCGATTCCACCGGGGCACGAAACGTTCTAGTTGCCGCTCCATCCCGTGCGCGGCAACTCGTACCAGACTTCGCCGTGCTCGCTGCCTGGCATGGAATCGGCCGAGGCAACTGTGCGCGCGTGAGCCATGCCGATCTTTTCCATTACGCGGCGCGAGGCGTGGTTCACCGCCATCGTGGTCGCCACGATCTTGTCATAGCCAGCGCTTCTGAAGCCCCAGTCGATGAGCGCCGATGCTCCTTCCACGGCCAACCCCTGACCCCAGTCCATTCGGCGCAGGCGATAGCCGAGTTCGGCCAATGTGTCGCTCTCCGGCCACAAGCAGAACCAGCCCACGAAGGCGCCGTTGCCGGTACGACGCGCCGTCCAAACATAAGGCTCTGTGCCTCGGGGCATGAGGAAGGTCGCGTCCGGATCGACCTGTTCATGGTCGACGGCGTGACCGCCATTGAGATAGCGCATGACCTCCGGATCAAGTTCAAGATCGATGAAGTCGGCGCGGTCGTTCGGAGAGCAAGGGCTGAGCGTCAGATGCATCGTCTGCAGAACGGTCATTTACGGTCATCCATCCTTACCTTGGCAATGATCGATGATGGTAGATGGTGGGCAATGCACTCACAAGGGTCGCTGCGCTTGCCGGAGTTGGGCGAGGTGTGGGCATGGGCGATGATCTTGAGGGAAAGAGACTGAGCGCGGCCCCCCACCCCTCCCTCCCCCCTGAAGGTGGGAGGAGCACGCGATTTGAACTAAGCGGGAAACGCTCCAGATCTCATGGCTTGCCGAGACGTAGCTCGCCGGGGCTAAAGTCCGCCTTCGCCCTTTGGGCTCCGGCGCGACAGCCTTCACTCCGCTTACGCGAGCGAAGGCTGGTGGGCGATGACGGACTCGAACCGCCGACATTCTCGGTGTAAACGAGACGCTCTACCAACTGAGCTAATCGCCCCCAGGCCGCAGGCTCAGTTGATGAGCCTGCGCCGGTTGATCGTTACCCGGTACCTTAATTGATCGCGTCCTTCAGGCCCTTGCCGGCCTTGAACTTCGGCTGCTTGGACGCGGGGATCTGAATCTCTTCGCCCGTGCGCGGGTTGCGGCCGACGCTGGCCTCGCGCTTGGCGACGTGGAAGTTGCCGAAACCGACGAGACGCACTTCCTGCTCCGACTTCAGCGAGCGGGTGATGGCCTCGAACACGGAATCAACCGCCTTGGCGGCATCGGCTTTGGAGAGGCCGGTATCCTGGGACACTTCGGCAATGAGATCGTTTTTATTCACGGAAAACCCCTTTTTGTTTTTGGAACGCGGAAACCTGCTCGCCCATCCCCTGCCAAGAAGGCGGGCGGATAATAGGGCGGTGTTTACGCAAAAATCAATCGCGGCACCACGGGTTTTTCCCGCAATGCCGCGATTTAATTGAGACAAATCAGCCCAGGTCAGTGGGTAACGATGCCACCAACCTCGTCTTCGCCGTCCTTTTTGACGGTGTGGTCGACTTCAGGCGGTTCGACCCATTCGATCGGCACCAGAGGATTGACCAGCGCGTTCTTCAACACCTCGTCAACCACCTGCACCGGAATGATCTGCATGCCTTTTTTCACATTCTCGGGGATGTCGGCAAGATCCTTTTCATTCTCGCTGGGAATGAGCACCGTCTTGATGCCGGCACGCAACGCCGCCAGCAGCTTTTCCTTCAAGCCGCCGATCGGCAGCACGCGACCGCGCAAGGTCACTTCGCCGGTCATCGCCACGTCGCGGCGCACCGGATTGCCGGTGAGCACGGAGACGATGGTGGTGACCATGGCGATACCCGCCGACGGGCCGTCCTTGGGCGTCGCCCCTTCGGGCACGTGGACGTGAATGTCCTTGCGGTTGAACAGCGTCGGCTTGATGCCGAATTCAACCGCGCGGGACTTCACGAAGGATTCGGCGGCCTGCACCGATTCCTTCATCACGTCGCCGAGCTTGCCGGTGGCGATGACGCGGCCCTTGCCGGGCACTGTCACAGCCTCGATGGTCAGGATCTCGCCGCCGACTTCCGTCCAGGCGAGACCGGTGGTGACGCCGACCATGTCGGTGAGCTCGGCTTCGCCGTAGCGGAACTTGCGCACACCCGCATATTTGCCGAGGTTGCGGCGGTTGATCGTCACCTTCTTGAGATTCTTCATCAGAATCTCTTTGATCGACTTGCGCGCGAGATTGGCGATCTCACGCTCGAGGCTGCGGACGCCGGCTTCGCGCGTGTAATAGCGCACGAGGTCGCGGATGGCATCTTCCGACAGCACCCATTCGCCCTTCTTCAGGCCGTGGTCCTTGATCTGCTTGGGCAGCAAGTGGCGCATGGCAATCTCGACCTTCTCATCCTCGGTGTAGCCGGGGATGCGGATGATCTCCATACGGTCGAGCAAAGGCTGCGCCATGCGCAGGCTGTTGGCCGTCGTGATGAACATGACATCCGAGAGATCGTAATCGACCTCCAGGTAATGGTCGTTGAAGTTCACGTTCTGCTCAGGGTCGAGGACCTCGAGCAATGCCGATGAGGGATCTCCCCGGTAATCAGAGCCGAGCTTGTCGATCTCATCCAGCAGGAACAGCGGATTTGACGACTTCGCCTTCTTCATCGCCTGGATGACCTTGCCCGGCATCGAGCCGATATAGGTGCGACGGTGACCGCGGATTTCCGCTTCGTCCCGCACGCCGCCGAGGCTGATGCGCGAGAAAGTGCGGCCCGTGGCGCGCGCGATCGATTTGCCGAGCGAGGTCTTGCCGACGCCGGGAGGACCGACGAGGCACAGGATCGGCCCCTTGATCTTCTTCTGGCGCTGCTGGACGGCCAAGTATTCAAGGATGCGCTCCTTGACCTTCTCGAGGCCGTAATGGTCTTCGTTGAGGACCTTCTCGGCGAGCTTGACGTCGCGCTTCACCTTGGTCGGCTTGTTCCATGGAATGGACAGCAGCCAATCGAGGTAGTTGCGCACGACGGTGGCTTCCGCCGACATCGGGCTCATGGTACGAAGCTTCTTCACTTCGGCCAGGGCCTTTTCCATCGCCTCTTTCGAGAACTTGGTCTTCTTGATGCGGTCTTCGATTTCGGCCACTTCGTCGCGGCCTTCCTCGCCCTCGCCGAGCTCCTTCTGAATGGCCTTCATCTGCTCATTCAAATAGTACTCGCGCTGGGTCTTCTCCATCTGGCGCTTCACACGGCTGCGGATGCGCTTCTCGACCTGGAGCACGCCGATCTCGCCTTCCATGAAGGCATAAACCTTCTCCAGGCGCTCGGCGACCGTGCCGCATTCCAGGATTTCCTGCTTCTCGGGGATCTTGAGCGCGAGATGCGAGGCCACCGTGTCGGCAAGCTTCGCCGGGTCTTCGATCTGGTTGATCGAGACCAGCACTTCCGGCGGGATCTTCTTGTTGAGCTTGATGTACTGCTCGAACTGGGAGACGACCGAGCGCGCGAGCGCCTCGATCTCCTTGCCCTCGATCGGGCCGTCGACGATCACCGCGGCCTCGGCCACGAAGAAGGAGTCATTGTCGACGAATTTGGTGATGCGGGCGCGCTGGCCGCCTTCGACCAGCACCTTCACGGTGCCGTCGGGCAGCTTCAGCAATTGGAGCACCGTGCCGACCGTGCCCACTTCATAGATGTCGCCGGCGCCGGGATCGTCTTGCGCTGCGTTCTTCTGCGTCGCGAGCAGGATCTGCTTGTCGTCCTTCATGACGTCTTCGAGGGCGCGCACGGATTTCTCGCGGCCAACGAAGAGCGGCACGATCATGTGGGGAAACACCACGATGTCGCGCAACGGCAGGACGGGGTAATTCTGGGTCTTCACTGGGGTGTCAGACATGATCGATTCTTGCGCCTTTCTCGATAAGCGACAGAGTATCCCTGGGACCTACGACCCGCAACCGGCGCTGCCGTTAGCCTCACTCGTTCGAGCACGTGACGTAAGCGGCGCACCGTGCTGCGAACTCTCGGGAAAATACTGCCCTTCGGTTAACAATTTGGGCAACCGTTAACGCGCATTCAAGTGCCATTGTCGCGATGCGGCAGCCCGTTGAAAACATGGCGCTATTTCTACGCAATAATCGGGCCTGCGGCGCTGGCCCTGCGCGACTCCGTCGCAGGCATGCGGTTAAGCGATTGCAAATATCCTTTAAGAACAAGGGGGAATGTCGCCGGGCTGGGCTGTGACCTCAGCGCGGATTCGGGCAGATTACCGCTGGCCAGGGCCATAAAGCTCGCGCGCGCGGCTCTCGAATGCCGCCACCATGCGCTTTACTGCCTCATGAAACAGCACGCCGATCAATTTCTGCAGCATGATGTTCTTGAACTCGAATTCGAGATAGAAGCCGATCCGGCACTGGCCGTCGCCGGTATCTGCGAAGGTCCAGTGATTCTTGAGGTAGCGGAACGGGCCGTCGACGAACTCGACATCGATGCGCATCTCCGGCCGGTTGAGCCAGACCTTGCTGGTGAATTTCTCGCGCACCATTTTGAAGCCGATCATGAGATCGGCCAGGATCATGTCGTCGCGCTGTTCGCGGATGCGGGCGCCGGTGCACCAGGGCAGGAATTCGGGATATTTGCCGACATCGGCCACCAGATCGAAGATCTGGTCCGGGCGATAGGGGAACAGCCGTTCCTCGGTATGAACGCGGGCGGTCATGTCAGGTCTTTATCAGCTCGCCGCGGCCAGCTGTGCTTCACGCGCGGCGCGCAATCGCTGGAAATCGTCGCCGGCATGGTGCGAGGAGCGCGTGAGTGGCGAGGAGGCTACCAACAGGAATCCCTTCCCCTGCCCCATCCGCTGCATCTGCCGGAATTCATCGGGTGTGACAAAGCGGTCGACATGGTGATGCTTGCGTGTGGGCTGCAGATACTGGCCGATGGTCATGAAATCGACCTCGGCCGCGCGGAGATCGTCCATCACCTGGCCAACCTCCTCCAGCGTTTCGCCAAGTCCCACCATGATGCCGGACTTGGTGAAGAGCGAGGGGTTGATCTCCTTGGCGCGGTTCAAGAGCCGCAGCGAGTTGTAATAGCGGGCGCCGGGACGCACCTGGCGATAGAGACGCGGCACGGTTTCGAGATTGTGATTGAAGACGTCGGGGGCCGCGTTGGCGACGATCTCGATCGAGCGCGGCTTCTTGAGGAAATCCGGCGTCAGCACCTCGATCGTGGTCGTGGGCGTGAGGTCGCGGATGCGCCGGATGGTTTCGGCAAAGTGGGCAGCACCACCATCCTCGAGATCGTCACGGTCGACGGAGGTGATGACGATGTGCTTGAGCCCCAAAGCCGCGCAGGCTTCGGCAACATGGGCCGGCTCATGGGGATCGAGCTTGTCGGGGCGCCCGGTCGCCACATTGCAGAAGGCGCAGGCGCGGGTGCAGACCGAGCCCAGGATCATCACCGTCGCATGCTTCTGCGACCAGCATTCGCCGATATTGGGGCAGGCCGCTTCCTCGCACACGGTGTTGAGGCCGAGCTTGCGCATAAGCGCGCGGGTGTTGTTGTACTCTTCGCCACCCGGGGCCCGGACGCGGATCCAGTCCGGCTTGCGCAGGATGGGCGTGTCCGGACGCTTGGCTTTCTCCGGGTGGCGAAGGATGGGCGTGGTCTCGGTCAAATCAATCTCTCAGCTAGAACGCATCTTCGGAACGGGCGCGCCGCTCGACCGGCCAGGTCGAAAAGGCGAAGCCCCAGAGCATGATCAAGTTCAGGAGCGGTACGAACACGGTCAATGTCCACCAGCCCGAATAGCCGGCCTTCTTGATGATCTTAACGTAGGGGATCATCATGACGGCGACAACGAGCAGCCAGAGGATGACCACAAAAAAGTGGAAACCCGAGAAATCAGCTTGTGGCTCCATAGTTCAACTCCCCCAATCAGATATGGATGGCCCGGCCATAGGCGGCCAGCACCGCTTCGTGCATCGTTTCGGAAATGGTCGGATGCGGGAAGACAGTGTGCAACAATTCGGCCTCGGTTGTCTCCAGCGTTCGCGCAATAGTGTAGCCCTGGATGAGCTCGGTCACCTCGGCGCCGATCATGTGGGCGCCCAGCAACTCGCCGGTCTTGGCGTCGAACACGGTCTTGACCATACCTTCGGGTTCACCGA
This genomic interval from Rhodospirillaceae bacterium contains the following:
- a CDS encoding type II toxin-antitoxin system RatA family toxin, which translates into the protein MTARVHTEERLFPYRPDQIFDLVADVGKYPEFLPWCTGARIREQRDDMILADLMIGFKMVREKFTSKVWLNRPEMRIDVEFVDGPFRYLKNHWTFADTGDGQCRIGFYLEFEFKNIMLQKLIGVLFHEAVKRMVAAFESRARELYGPGQR
- a CDS encoding GNAT family N-acetyltransferase codes for the protein MTVLQTMHLTLSPCSPNDRADFIDLELDPEVMRYLNGGHAVDHEQVDPDATFLMPRGTEPYVWTARRTGNGAFVGWFCLWPESDTLAELGYRLRRMDWGQGLAVEGASALIDWGFRSAGYDKIVATTMAVNHASRRVMEKIGMAHARTVASADSMPGSEHGEVWYELPRTGWSGN
- a CDS encoding NAD(P)H-binding protein; translation: MKEKDTLVIGANGKTGRRVVERLRIMQVPIRLGSRSGMPPFDWTVPATWATAIRDVRAVYITYFPDLAAPGASTTIAAFAAVAMKAGVQRLVLLSGRGEAEAQHCEEIVQASGLETTILRASWFAQNFSENYLLESILAGEVVLPVGAVGEPFVDADDIADVAVAALTEDRHVGQLYELTGPRLWTFAEAVAEIARATGREISYLQIPIADYAEALRAAQLEPGIVDLITYLFTEVLDGRNASTTDGVQSALGRRPRDFSDYVRATAETGIWQGKQRAAQ
- a CDS encoding N-acetyltransferase, which gives rise to MESPTETPTIRPARATDAAGIARVHVETWQDAYAGLLPDRHLLRLNAQTHALAWTRNLSHAEGPRHAMVAVVSDDMGGEDVVGFVNFGLARESRPRDEGEVFMLYVATDWREQGIGRALIDAAFAALKARGCKAVSIWCLADNVAAIGFYQHLGGTRMPESREENVGGAMFPVVGFLWPLG
- a CDS encoding HU family DNA-binding protein, which gives rise to MNKNDLIAEVSQDTGLSKADAAKAVDSVFEAITRSLKSEQEVRLVGFGNFHVAKREASVGRNPRTGEEIQIPASKQPKFKAGKGLKDAIN
- the lipA gene encoding lipoyl synthase, giving the protein MDLTETTPILRHPEKAKRPDTPILRKPDWIRVRAPGGEEYNNTRALMRKLGLNTVCEEAACPNIGECWSQKHATVMILGSVCTRACAFCNVATGRPDKLDPHEPAHVAEACAALGLKHIVITSVDRDDLEDGGAAHFAETIRRIRDLTPTTTIEVLTPDFLKKPRSIEIVANAAPDVFNHNLETVPRLYRQVRPGARYYNSLRLLNRAKEINPSLFTKSGIMVGLGETLEEVGQVMDDLRAAEVDFMTIGQYLQPTRKHHHVDRFVTPDEFRQMQRMGQGKGFLLVASSPLTRSSHHAGDDFQRLRAAREAQLAAAS
- the lon gene encoding endopeptidase La — encoded protein: MSDTPVKTQNYPVLPLRDIVVFPHMIVPLFVGREKSVRALEDVMKDDKQILLATQKNAAQDDPGAGDIYEVGTVGTVLQLLKLPDGTVKVLVEGGQRARITKFVDNDSFFVAEAAVIVDGPIEGKEIEALARSVVSQFEQYIKLNKKIPPEVLVSINQIEDPAKLADTVASHLALKIPEKQEILECGTVAERLEKVYAFMEGEIGVLQVEKRIRSRVKRQMEKTQREYYLNEQMKAIQKELGEGEEGRDEVAEIEDRIKKTKFSKEAMEKALAEVKKLRTMSPMSAEATVVRNYLDWLLSIPWNKPTKVKRDVKLAEKVLNEDHYGLEKVKERILEYLAVQQRQKKIKGPILCLVGPPGVGKTSLGKSIARATGRTFSRISLGGVRDEAEIRGHRRTYIGSMPGKVIQAMKKAKSSNPLFLLDEIDKLGSDYRGDPSSALLEVLDPEQNVNFNDHYLEVDYDLSDVMFITTANSLRMAQPLLDRMEIIRIPGYTEDEKVEIAMRHLLPKQIKDHGLKKGEWVLSEDAIRDLVRYYTREAGVRSLEREIANLARKSIKEILMKNLKKVTINRRNLGKYAGVRKFRYGEAELTDMVGVTTGLAWTEVGGEILTIEAVTVPGKGRVIATGKLGDVMKESVQAAESFVKSRAVEFGIKPTLFNRKDIHVHVPEGATPKDGPSAGIAMVTTIVSVLTGNPVRRDVAMTGEVTLRGRVLPIGGLKEKLLAALRAGIKTVLIPSENEKDLADIPENVKKGMQIIPVQVVDEVLKNALVNPLVPIEWVEPPEVDHTVKKDGEDEVGGIVTH
- a CDS encoding DsrE family protein; its protein translation is MLALGVATLLPMSSALAGSTDPLFINLTTDDQHRVDMALSFGGNQLKRGHPLTVFLNDHAVLVAAKSNNGKFEGQQGAIQQLLANGAVILVCPMCMKHYGVSESDLVPGVLVGNPERTGGLLFQDNAKTLSW